In the genome of Cydia strobilella chromosome Z, ilCydStro3.1, whole genome shotgun sequence, one region contains:
- the LOC134753889 gene encoding GTP:AMP phosphotransferase AK3, mitochondrial: MILKAKLLKALILGAPASGKGTISSRIVKKYNIAHVSSGDKLREHIEHQTDLGKEVKKYLNEGKLVPDDLIIKFMITELKKVDNKPWLLDGFPRTVAQANALWKTQPVDVVLNLVVPFDVIIDRVKNRWVHLPSGRVYNIGFNTPKHPGKDDITNEDLVQRPDDRPEAVSQRLQIYDGITRPVIDFYKEKGILEEFEGRTSDEIWPKVVAYLDPIFSKK; the protein is encoded by the coding sequence ATGATACTGAAAGCCAAATTATTGAAGGCGCTAATTTTGGGTGCTCCAGCATCGGGAAAAGGTACTATTTCATCtcgtattgtaaaaaaatacaacatagCACATGTGTCCAGTGGAGACAAATTGAGAGAACATATAGAGCATCAGACAGACTTGGGGAAagaagtgaaaaaatatttaaatgagggGAAATTAGTTCCAgatgatttaataataaagtttaTGATAACTGAACTGAAAAAAGTTGACAATAAACCATGGTTATTAGATGGCTTTCCCAGAACGGTCGCACAGGCAAATGCTTTATGGAAAACTCAACCTGTCGATGTAGTGCTCAACCTGGTGGTGCCGTTTGATGTGATCATTGACAGAGTCAAAAACCGCTGGGTGCATTTGCCTTCAGGAAGAGTCTACAATATTGGGTTCAATACTCCAAAACATCCCGGTAAAGATGATATCACAAATGAAGACTTAGTTCAACGTCCTGATGACAGGCCAGAGGCAGTGAGCCAACGTCTTCAAATATATGATGGTATTACACGCCCTGTTATTgatttttataaagaaaaggGAATCCTTGAAGAATTTGAAGGACGAACTTCTGATGAAATTTGGCCGAAGGTAGTAGCCTATTTGGATCCTATATTTAGCAAGAAGTAG